In Amycolatopsis sp. EV170708-02-1, the following are encoded in one genomic region:
- a CDS encoding cation diffusion facilitator family transporter, whose product MSAGGGTKAIIAALVANAGIAAAKFTGFLITGSSSMLAESVHSLADTSNQGLLLLGQKTSQRKATRTHPFGFGRDRYFYSFIVALMLFSLGSVFALYEGIHKISHPEDLTSPLVAVGILVVAIGLESYSFYTAIQESKKIKGDAGWWAFIRQAKTPELPVVLLEDAGALLGLIFALAGVGLSVITGDPVWDGIGTVTIGVLLGIIAIILIIEMKSLLIGEGASETDLDVIVDELAAGKVERVIHIRTLYIGPDEMLVAAKLALVPGLETADIAQAIDDAEARVRAKVPTAKLIYLEPDLDRALA is encoded by the coding sequence GTGTCTGCAGGTGGCGGAACCAAGGCGATCATCGCCGCGCTCGTGGCGAACGCCGGAATCGCGGCCGCGAAGTTCACCGGCTTCCTCATCACGGGGTCGTCCTCGATGCTGGCCGAGTCCGTGCACTCGCTCGCGGACACCTCGAACCAGGGCCTTCTGCTGCTCGGCCAGAAGACCTCGCAGCGCAAGGCGACCCGCACCCACCCGTTCGGCTTCGGGCGGGACCGGTACTTCTACTCGTTCATCGTCGCGCTGATGCTCTTCAGCCTCGGCTCGGTGTTCGCGCTGTACGAGGGCATCCACAAGATCTCGCATCCCGAGGACCTGACCTCGCCGCTGGTGGCGGTCGGCATCCTCGTGGTCGCGATCGGGCTGGAGTCGTACTCCTTCTACACCGCGATCCAGGAATCGAAGAAGATCAAGGGCGACGCGGGCTGGTGGGCCTTCATCCGCCAGGCCAAGACCCCGGAACTGCCGGTGGTGCTGCTGGAGGACGCGGGCGCGCTGCTCGGTCTGATCTTCGCGCTCGCCGGCGTCGGGCTCTCGGTCATCACCGGCGACCCGGTGTGGGACGGCATCGGCACCGTGACGATCGGTGTGCTGCTCGGCATCATCGCGATCATCCTGATCATCGAGATGAAGAGCCTGCTGATCGGCGAGGGTGCCTCCGAGACCGACCTCGACGTGATCGTCGACGAGCTGGCCGCGGGCAAGGTCGAGCGGGTCATCCACATCCGGACGCTGTACATCGGGCCGGACGAGATGCTGGTGGCCGCGAAGCTCGCACTGGTGCCGGGGCTGGAGACCGCCGACATCGCGCAAGCCATCGACGACGCCGAAGCGCGTGTGCGGGCGAAGGTGCCGACGGCGAAGCTGATCTACCTGGAGCCGGACCTGGACCGCGCGCTGGCGTGA
- a CDS encoding amino acid permease, whose amino-acid sequence MPGNGLWRTKTIEQSIADTDEPGTKLRRNLSAWDLTVFGVAVVIGAGIFTLTARTAGDYAGPSVSLSFVFAAIACALAALCYAEFASTVPVAGSAYTFSYATFGEFMAWIIGWDLILELAVGAAAVSKGWSAYLETVLSYIFGKGTKTTFEIGGVPVDWGALIVVLVLATLLALGTKLSSRFSMVITGIKVAVVLFVIVLGIFYIKAANYSPFIPEAQTGAETSATGVDQSLFSVFAGSSSSSFGVFGLLAAASLVFFAFIGFDIVATTAEETRNPQKAVPRGIFGSLAIVTVLYVAVSLVVVGMVNYKELATSAGDGGKKTLASAFAANGVDWAANIISVGALAGLTTVVMVLMLGQIRIIFAMSRDGLMPRSLAKTGANGTPKRATIVVGGLVAVAATFFPADKLEEMVNVGTLFAFILVSAGVMVLRKTRPDLPRAFRVPWVPVVPILAILACLWLMLNLTVLTWLRFIAWMALGVLIYFVYSRRHSLLGKQKKDEAPTSVSD is encoded by the coding sequence GTGCCCGGAAACGGCCTGTGGCGTACGAAAACCATCGAGCAGTCCATCGCGGACACCGACGAACCGGGGACCAAGCTCAGGCGGAACCTGAGCGCGTGGGACCTGACCGTGTTCGGCGTCGCCGTCGTCATCGGTGCCGGTATCTTCACCCTCACCGCCCGCACGGCAGGCGACTACGCGGGCCCGTCGGTGTCGCTTTCGTTCGTCTTCGCCGCCATCGCCTGCGCGCTGGCGGCTCTCTGTTACGCGGAATTCGCGTCGACCGTCCCGGTGGCCGGGAGCGCGTACACGTTCTCCTACGCCACCTTCGGCGAGTTCATGGCGTGGATCATCGGCTGGGATCTCATCCTGGAACTCGCGGTCGGCGCGGCCGCGGTGTCGAAGGGCTGGTCCGCCTACCTCGAAACGGTGCTCTCCTACATCTTCGGCAAGGGCACGAAGACGACGTTCGAGATCGGTGGCGTCCCCGTCGACTGGGGCGCCCTGATCGTGGTGCTGGTGCTGGCGACCCTGCTCGCCCTCGGCACGAAGCTGTCTTCGCGGTTCTCGATGGTGATCACCGGGATCAAGGTCGCAGTGGTGCTGTTCGTGATCGTGCTCGGCATCTTCTACATCAAGGCCGCCAACTACAGCCCGTTCATCCCGGAGGCCCAGACCGGCGCCGAAACCTCGGCCACCGGGGTCGACCAGTCGCTGTTCTCGGTGTTCGCGGGCAGCAGCAGTAGCTCGTTCGGTGTCTTCGGCCTGCTGGCCGCGGCGTCGCTGGTGTTCTTCGCGTTCATCGGTTTCGACATCGTCGCGACCACCGCGGAGGAGACCCGCAACCCGCAGAAGGCCGTGCCCCGCGGCATCTTCGGCTCGCTCGCCATCGTCACGGTGCTCTACGTCGCCGTGTCGCTCGTGGTCGTCGGCATGGTGAACTACAAGGAGCTCGCCACCTCGGCGGGTGACGGCGGCAAGAAGACGCTCGCGTCCGCCTTCGCGGCCAACGGCGTCGACTGGGCGGCCAACATCATCTCCGTCGGTGCCCTCGCCGGTCTGACGACCGTCGTCATGGTGCTGATGCTGGGCCAGATCCGGATCATCTTCGCGATGTCGCGCGACGGCCTCATGCCGCGTTCGCTGGCGAAGACCGGTGCGAACGGCACACCGAAGCGGGCGACCATCGTCGTCGGCGGACTGGTCGCCGTCGCCGCGACCTTCTTCCCGGCCGACAAGCTGGAAGAGATGGTCAACGTCGGCACGCTGTTCGCCTTCATCCTCGTTTCCGCGGGGGTCATGGTGCTGCGCAAGACGCGGCCGGATCTGCCCCGCGCCTTCCGCGTGCCGTGGGTGCCGGTGGTCCCGATCCTGGCGATCCTCGCCTGCCTGTGGCTGATGCTGAACCTGACCGTTTTGACCTGGTTGCGGTTCATCGCGTGGATGGCGCTGGGTGTCCTCATCTACTTCGTCTACAGCCGTCGCCATTCGCTGCTCGGCAAGCAGAAGAAGGACGAGGCGCCGACGTCCGTTTCGGACTGA
- a CDS encoding LPXTG cell wall anchor domain-containing protein: protein MQIKPRRRVRSAVTVVALAAVALVGTAGTALATRSDDRATQVVGSNATTCEGAKVPGKLVPTSDLTFTGGTEKDLYLDITAVAKGVTVTAIVVKGGHGYNVYVPGEKGLPENPPWTKLRSPLNKGDQQAQISHWFVCGEKTKPSEPTKPSEPTKTTTAKPPTSAPTTTDKPSQTSEAPSSTTAPAPVVDGNGGNGGGLADTGFDNAWLLWAGGLLVLAGAGVLVLLRVRRKAD from the coding sequence ATGCAGATCAAGCCCAGACGGCGTGTCCGTTCCGCCGTCACCGTCGTCGCCCTCGCCGCCGTGGCCCTCGTCGGGACCGCCGGCACCGCCCTCGCGACCCGCAGCGACGACCGCGCGACCCAGGTCGTGGGCAGCAACGCCACCACCTGCGAGGGGGCCAAGGTCCCGGGCAAGCTGGTGCCCACCTCGGACCTGACCTTCACCGGTGGCACGGAGAAGGACCTGTACCTCGACATCACCGCGGTCGCCAAGGGCGTCACCGTCACGGCCATCGTGGTCAAGGGCGGCCACGGCTACAACGTCTACGTGCCCGGCGAGAAGGGGCTGCCCGAGAACCCGCCGTGGACGAAGCTGCGTTCGCCGCTGAACAAGGGTGACCAGCAGGCGCAGATCAGCCACTGGTTCGTCTGCGGCGAGAAGACCAAGCCGAGCGAGCCGACTAAGCCGAGCGAGCCGACGAAGACCACCACGGCCAAGCCGCCGACGTCGGCCCCGACCACCACGGATAAGCCGTCCCAGACGTCCGAAGCCCCGAGCAGCACCACCGCTCCGGCCCCCGTGGTCGACGGCAACGGTGGCAACGGCGGCGGCCTCGCGGACACCGGTTTCGACAACGCCTGGCTGCTGTGGGCCGGTGGCCTGCTGGTCCTGGCCGGTGCCGGCGTCCTGGTCCTGCTTCGCGTGCGCCGCAAGGCCGACTGA
- the ahcY gene encoding adenosylhomocysteinase, with the protein MTPESVAKRHDTRNGIEFAVADLEAAEFGRKEIRLAEHEMPGLMALRREYAEVYPLRGARVSGSLHMTVQTAVLIETLVALGAEVRWASCNIFSTQDHAAAAIVVGPHGTPEEPKGVPVFAWKGESLEEYWWCTERMLTWDGEGPNMILDDGGDATMLVHKGTEYEKAGVVPTPDEDTSDEFRVFLQLLSASVAADTGKWTKIGEGVRGVTEETTTGVLRLYQLAAAGELLFPAINVNDAVTKSKFDNRYGIRHSLIDGINRGTDVLIGGKVAVVCGYGDVGKGAAESLRGQGARVIVTEIDPICALQAAMDGYQVKKLENVLGEADIIITTTGNKDVVLVEHMAKMKHQAILGNIGHFDNELDMAGLQRYPGIRRITIKPQVDEWVFPDGKSIIVLSEGRLLNLGNATGHPSFVMSNSFSNQVIAQIELFTKHEEYDKEVFRLPKKLDEKVAKIHLDALGGELTKLTKEQAEYIDVDVEGPFKTDHYRY; encoded by the coding sequence ATGACCCCCGAAAGCGTTGCCAAGCGGCACGACACCCGCAACGGCATCGAGTTCGCCGTCGCCGATCTCGAGGCCGCCGAGTTCGGCCGCAAGGAGATCCGCCTCGCCGAGCACGAGATGCCGGGCCTGATGGCGCTGCGCCGCGAATACGCCGAGGTGTATCCCTTGCGGGGAGCCCGGGTTTCGGGCTCGCTGCACATGACGGTACAGACCGCGGTTTTGATCGAAACCCTCGTCGCGCTGGGTGCCGAGGTGCGCTGGGCCTCCTGCAACATCTTCTCCACCCAGGACCACGCGGCCGCGGCGATCGTCGTCGGCCCGCACGGCACCCCCGAGGAGCCCAAGGGTGTTCCGGTGTTCGCCTGGAAGGGCGAGTCGCTGGAGGAGTACTGGTGGTGCACCGAGCGGATGCTCACCTGGGACGGTGAAGGTCCCAACATGATCCTCGACGACGGCGGCGACGCCACCATGCTGGTGCACAAGGGAACCGAGTACGAGAAGGCCGGTGTGGTGCCCACGCCGGACGAGGACACCTCGGACGAGTTCCGTGTGTTCCTGCAGCTGCTGAGCGCCTCGGTCGCGGCCGACACCGGCAAGTGGACCAAGATCGGCGAAGGCGTCCGCGGGGTCACCGAGGAGACCACCACCGGCGTGTTGCGGCTCTACCAGCTCGCCGCGGCCGGTGAGCTGCTGTTCCCGGCGATCAACGTGAACGACGCGGTGACCAAGTCGAAGTTCGACAACCGCTACGGCATCCGGCATTCGCTGATCGACGGCATCAACCGCGGTACCGACGTCCTCATCGGCGGCAAGGTCGCGGTCGTCTGCGGGTACGGCGACGTCGGCAAGGGCGCCGCGGAATCGCTGCGCGGCCAGGGCGCGCGGGTGATCGTCACCGAGATCGACCCGATCTGCGCGCTGCAGGCGGCGATGGACGGCTACCAGGTCAAGAAGCTGGAGAACGTCCTCGGCGAGGCCGACATCATCATCACGACCACCGGGAACAAGGACGTCGTGCTCGTCGAGCACATGGCGAAGATGAAGCACCAGGCGATCCTGGGCAACATCGGCCACTTCGACAACGAGCTCGACATGGCGGGCCTGCAGCGTTACCCGGGCATCCGGCGCATCACCATCAAGCCGCAGGTCGACGAGTGGGTCTTCCCCGACGGCAAGAGCATCATCGTGCTGTCCGAGGGCCGCCTGCTGAACCTGGGCAACGCGACCGGGCACCCGTCGTTCGTGATGTCGAACAGCTTCTCCAACCAGGTGATCGCGCAGATCGAGCTGTTCACCAAGCACGAGGAGTACGACAAGGAGGTCTTCCGCCTTCCGAAGAAGCTCGACGAGAAGGTCGCGAAGATCCACCTCGACGCGCTCGGCGGTGAGCTCACGAAGCTGACCAAGGAGCAGGCGGAGTACATCGACGTGGACGTCGAAGGTCCGTTCAAGACCGACCACTACCGGTACTGA
- a CDS encoding dTMP kinase: MVIEGLDGAGKRTLADALTGALNAAGASVTSIAFPRYGESVHADLVKEALHRGHGDLADSVYGMAMLYALDRRGAADEIRARLGDHDVVLLDRYVASNAAYGAARLHQGADGEFVRWLKELEIGRFGLPVPVAHLLLRVTADVAADRAQRRAETDADRARDSFETDDALQKRCSVVYDELAATGWLAPWHVLDGVAGVDTPALATALLRD, translated from the coding sequence GTGGTGATCGAAGGTCTGGACGGCGCGGGCAAGCGCACGCTCGCCGACGCGCTGACCGGCGCGCTGAACGCGGCCGGGGCGAGCGTCACGTCCATCGCGTTCCCTCGGTACGGCGAAAGCGTGCACGCCGACCTCGTGAAGGAAGCGTTGCACCGCGGGCACGGCGACCTCGCCGACTCCGTCTACGGCATGGCGATGCTCTACGCGCTCGACCGCCGGGGCGCGGCCGACGAGATCCGCGCGCGGCTCGGCGACCACGACGTCGTGCTGCTCGACCGGTACGTCGCGTCGAACGCCGCGTACGGCGCCGCCCGCCTCCACCAGGGCGCGGACGGCGAGTTCGTGCGCTGGCTCAAGGAACTGGAGATCGGCCGGTTCGGCCTGCCGGTGCCCGTCGCGCATCTGCTGCTGCGGGTCACCGCCGACGTCGCCGCCGACCGCGCGCAGCGCCGCGCGGAGACCGACGCCGACCGCGCGCGGGATTCGTTCGAGACCGACGACGCGCTCCAGAAGCGGTGCTCGGTGGTTTACGACGAGCTCGCCGCGACGGGCTGGCTCGCGCCCTGGCACGTTCTCGACGGCGTCGCCGGTGTCGACACTCCTGCTCTCGCGACCGCCCTCCTCCGCGATTAG
- a CDS encoding aromatic ring-hydroxylating dioxygenase subunit alpha, producing the protein MTSLIPTLGGGYYTDAAIFAAEQEKIFERRWFCAIRSADLPSAGDFRTVRIGRESVLVSRGRDGGLRAFLNVCRHRGARLCTEESGTVKRAFQCPYHAWTYGLDGKLIAAPNLANLPDIDRTEYGLHTVHLREWLGYAWVCLAADPPSFEADVEGAVRERLGDLESIERYRLDKLSVGRRITYDVKANWKLIVENFMECYHCATIHPELTEVLPEFADGYAAQYYVGHGAEFGEDVEGFTIDGGSGFDRLDGVATDQDRRYYAITIRPQVFVNLVPDHVIFHRMYPLAPDRTVVECDWLYSEEVVASGRDVSRSVELFHRVNEQDFDACERCQPAMASRAYRGGGVLMPSEHHIGEFHTWLLTRLEDEMR; encoded by the coding sequence ATGACGAGTCTCATTCCCACCCTGGGTGGTGGCTACTACACCGACGCCGCGATCTTCGCGGCCGAGCAGGAGAAGATCTTCGAACGCCGGTGGTTCTGCGCGATCCGATCGGCTGATCTGCCGTCGGCGGGCGACTTCCGGACCGTCCGGATAGGACGGGAGAGCGTGCTCGTCAGCCGGGGCCGGGACGGCGGGCTGCGGGCGTTCCTCAACGTCTGCCGCCATCGCGGAGCCCGGCTGTGCACAGAGGAATCCGGCACGGTGAAACGCGCGTTCCAATGTCCGTACCACGCGTGGACGTACGGGCTCGACGGCAAGCTGATCGCGGCGCCGAACCTGGCGAACCTCCCCGACATCGACCGGACCGAGTACGGGCTGCACACCGTGCACCTGCGGGAATGGCTGGGTTACGCGTGGGTCTGTCTCGCCGCGGACCCGCCGTCGTTCGAGGCCGACGTCGAGGGCGCGGTGCGCGAACGGCTGGGCGATCTGGAGTCGATCGAGCGGTACCGCCTCGACAAGCTGTCGGTCGGGCGCCGGATCACCTACGACGTCAAGGCGAACTGGAAACTGATCGTCGAGAACTTCATGGAGTGCTACCACTGCGCGACCATCCATCCGGAGCTGACCGAGGTGCTGCCGGAGTTCGCCGACGGGTACGCGGCGCAGTACTACGTCGGGCACGGCGCCGAATTCGGCGAGGACGTGGAGGGGTTCACCATCGACGGCGGCTCGGGCTTCGACCGGCTCGACGGCGTCGCGACCGACCAGGACAGGCGGTACTACGCGATCACCATCCGGCCGCAGGTGTTCGTGAACCTGGTGCCGGACCACGTGATCTTCCACCGGATGTATCCGCTCGCGCCGGACCGGACGGTCGTCGAATGCGACTGGCTCTATTCGGAGGAGGTCGTGGCGTCGGGGCGGGACGTGTCACGGTCGGTGGAGCTGTTCCACCGTGTCAACGAGCAGGACTTCGACGCCTGCGAACGCTGCCAGCCCGCGATGGCGTCCCGCGCCTACCGCGGGGGCGGGGTGCTGATGCCGTCGGAGCACCACATCGGCGAGTTCCACACCTGGCTGCTCACGCGTTTAGAGGACGAAATGCGGTAG
- the solA gene encoding N-methyl-L-tryptophan oxidase, producing MSHYDVIVIGLGGMGSAAAYRLARRGQRVLGIDRFAPVHNLGSSHGGSRITRQAYFEDPAYVPLLLRAHELWEGVERDSGRTIFTRCGGIMLGGPDSRTVSGSLASARTWDLPHELLDAAEIRRRFPTMNPADHEIALYEENAGFVVPEGSVAAHLQLAARAGADLHHEEEVLSWRETATGVRVGTSQNVYTADQLVICPGAWAPELLTELGIEFTVERQVQYWFTPSGGAAPFRAERHPIYVWEGEGGRQFYGFPSHDDAGSVKVAFFRGGETCTPETIDRTVHAEEVGEISEFVGRKMPSLPGAFLRGATCMYTNTPDEHFVIARHPAHERVVVACGFSGHGFKFVPVVGEILADLVADGTTAHPIGLFDPARFAGVAR from the coding sequence ATGAGCCATTACGACGTCATCGTCATCGGCCTCGGCGGGATGGGCAGTGCCGCGGCGTACCGGCTCGCCCGGCGAGGACAGCGCGTGCTGGGCATCGACCGGTTCGCCCCCGTGCACAACCTCGGGTCCAGCCACGGCGGCTCGCGGATCACCCGGCAGGCGTACTTCGAGGATCCCGCGTACGTCCCGCTTCTGCTGCGGGCGCACGAACTGTGGGAGGGCGTCGAGCGGGACTCCGGCCGGACGATCTTCACCCGCTGCGGCGGGATCATGCTCGGCGGTCCCGATTCGCGGACGGTGTCGGGCAGCCTGGCCAGCGCGCGGACCTGGGATCTGCCGCACGAGCTGCTCGACGCGGCCGAGATCCGGCGCCGGTTCCCGACGATGAACCCGGCGGACCACGAAATCGCGCTGTACGAGGAGAACGCCGGCTTCGTGGTGCCGGAAGGCAGTGTGGCGGCGCATCTCCAGCTCGCCGCGCGGGCCGGGGCGGACCTGCACCACGAGGAGGAGGTCCTGTCGTGGCGGGAGACGGCCACCGGTGTCCGGGTGGGCACGTCGCAGAACGTCTACACCGCGGACCAGCTGGTGATCTGCCCCGGCGCCTGGGCACCGGAACTGCTCACCGAGCTCGGGATCGAGTTCACCGTCGAACGCCAGGTCCAGTACTGGTTCACGCCGTCGGGCGGGGCGGCGCCGTTCCGGGCCGAGCGGCATCCGATCTACGTCTGGGAAGGCGAGGGCGGCCGCCAGTTCTACGGCTTCCCTTCACACGACGACGCCGGAAGCGTGAAGGTCGCGTTCTTCCGCGGCGGTGAGACCTGCACGCCCGAGACCATCGACCGGACGGTGCACGCCGAAGAGGTCGGCGAGATCTCGGAATTCGTCGGGCGGAAGATGCCGTCGCTGCCCGGCGCGTTCCTGCGCGGGGCGACCTGCATGTACACGAACACGCCCGACGAGCATTTCGTCATCGCCCGCCATCCGGCGCACGAGCGGGTGGTGGTCGCCTGCGGTTTCTCCGGGCACGGCTTCAAATTCGTCCCGGTGGTCGGCGAAATACTCGCCGACCTGGTCGCGGACGGCACCACCGCGCATCCGATCGGCCTGTTCGACCCCGCCAGGTTCGCCGGAGTCGCGAGATGA
- a CDS encoding FAD-dependent oxidoreductase, translating to MPPAPRVVVIGAGIVGCALADELTERGWTDVTVLEQGDLFATGGSTSHAPGLVFQTNACRTMTEFARYTVAKYGGLDLDGNPCFRTVGGLEVATTPERLADLERRHGWATASGVESRLIDPGECAALHPLLDPAKVLGGFHIPSDGLAHPLRAAEAQARRAIGRGARFLAGQKVVGVERSGGRVTGVTTETGSFRADIVLSCAGMWGPVLGELVDLTIPLVPMAHQYARTSPLPSLAGVTEEATRPILRHQDADLYFREHVDRIGIGAYGHRPMPLPAKEIGTGEGMPSELTFTPADFEPSWTAAVDLLPSLGETKVEEGINGLFSFTPDGMPLLGEHPDLDGFWVAEAVWITHSAGVARAMAQWLVDGRSDTDLHGCDLARFEPVQLAPDHVMARSCQSFVEVYDIVHPLQPMEEPRPLRTSPFYERQKELGAFFLEAGGWERPHWYEANAGLPEVDRVPARNDWAARYWSPIGGAEAMVARQRAAMFDMTSLKRVEVTGPGALPFLQTMTTNQLGKKPGSVTYTLLLDEDGGVRSDLTVARLGTERFQVGVNSAIDIDWLRRHLPGDGAAQIHETTPGTCCIGLWGPLARAVLQPLSTTDFSHQAMGYFKTKQAYIGHVPVTAMRLSYVGELGWELYTSADLGRELWDTLWEAGQAHGIIAAGRDAFSSMRLEKGYRLWGTDVTAEHDPYEAGLGFAVRMDKGYFIGRDALAGRSEETVTRKLTCLTVDDPYAVVLGKEPVFADGRPAGYVTSAAYGYTVGKNIAYAWLPVEFTRPGRPLEIEYFGERIPAVVASEPLFDPAMARIRSAA from the coding sequence ATGCCCCCAGCACCCCGCGTCGTCGTGATCGGCGCCGGCATCGTCGGCTGCGCGCTCGCCGACGAACTCACCGAACGCGGCTGGACCGACGTCACCGTCCTGGAGCAGGGCGACCTGTTCGCCACCGGCGGGTCGACCTCGCACGCGCCCGGTCTGGTCTTCCAGACCAACGCCTGCCGCACGATGACCGAGTTCGCCCGCTACACCGTCGCCAAGTACGGCGGGCTCGACCTCGACGGGAACCCTTGTTTCCGCACCGTCGGCGGGCTGGAGGTGGCCACGACGCCGGAACGGCTCGCCGACCTGGAGCGGCGGCACGGCTGGGCCACCGCCTCGGGCGTCGAGAGCAGGCTGATCGATCCCGGCGAATGCGCCGCGCTGCATCCGTTGCTCGATCCGGCCAAGGTGCTCGGCGGGTTCCACATCCCCTCCGACGGCCTGGCCCATCCCCTCCGCGCGGCCGAGGCGCAGGCCCGCCGCGCGATCGGGCGCGGCGCGCGGTTCCTCGCCGGACAGAAGGTCGTCGGTGTCGAACGCTCGGGTGGCCGGGTCACCGGCGTGACCACCGAGACCGGGAGCTTCCGCGCGGACATCGTGCTCTCGTGCGCCGGGATGTGGGGCCCGGTGCTCGGCGAGCTGGTGGACCTCACGATCCCGTTGGTCCCGATGGCGCATCAGTACGCGCGCACCAGTCCCTTGCCGTCACTCGCCGGCGTGACCGAGGAGGCCACGAGGCCGATCCTGCGGCATCAGGACGCCGACCTCTACTTCCGCGAACACGTCGACCGGATCGGCATCGGCGCGTACGGGCACCGGCCGATGCCCTTGCCCGCCAAGGAGATCGGCACCGGCGAGGGAATGCCCTCGGAGCTCACGTTCACCCCCGCGGACTTCGAACCGTCGTGGACCGCCGCCGTCGACCTGCTGCCCTCGCTGGGCGAGACCAAGGTCGAGGAGGGCATCAACGGCCTGTTCTCCTTCACCCCGGACGGCATGCCGCTACTGGGCGAGCACCCGGACCTCGACGGGTTCTGGGTCGCCGAAGCCGTCTGGATCACGCATTCGGCCGGGGTCGCGCGCGCCATGGCGCAGTGGCTGGTCGACGGCCGATCCGACACCGACCTGCACGGTTGCGATCTCGCCCGGTTCGAGCCGGTGCAGCTGGCCCCGGACCACGTAATGGCACGCAGCTGCCAAAGCTTCGTCGAGGTCTACGACATCGTCCATCCCTTGCAGCCCATGGAAGAACCACGGCCGTTGCGGACGAGTCCCTTCTATGAACGGCAGAAGGAACTCGGCGCGTTCTTCCTCGAAGCGGGCGGCTGGGAACGTCCGCACTGGTACGAGGCGAACGCCGGTCTCCCCGAGGTCGACCGGGTCCCCGCGCGCAACGACTGGGCCGCGCGCTACTGGTCGCCGATCGGCGGCGCCGAGGCCATGGTCGCGCGGCAGCGGGCCGCGATGTTCGACATGACGTCGTTGAAACGGGTGGAGGTCACCGGCCCCGGCGCGTTGCCGTTCCTGCAGACGATGACCACGAACCAGCTCGGCAAGAAACCCGGCTCGGTCACCTACACCCTGCTGCTCGACGAGGACGGCGGCGTGCGCAGCGACCTGACCGTCGCCCGGCTCGGCACCGAACGGTTCCAGGTCGGCGTCAACAGCGCCATCGACATCGACTGGCTCCGGCGGCATCTCCCCGGCGACGGCGCCGCGCAGATCCACGAGACCACCCCGGGCACCTGCTGCATCGGGCTTTGGGGCCCGCTCGCGAGAGCCGTGCTGCAACCACTGTCCACAACGGACTTCTCACACCAGGCCATGGGCTACTTCAAGACGAAGCAGGCGTACATCGGCCATGTGCCGGTGACCGCGATGCGACTGTCCTATGTGGGCGAACTCGGCTGGGAGCTGTACACGAGCGCCGACCTCGGCCGCGAGCTGTGGGACACGCTCTGGGAGGCCGGGCAGGCGCACGGGATCATCGCCGCCGGGCGGGACGCCTTCTCCAGCATGCGGCTGGAGAAGGGGTACCGGCTGTGGGGCACCGACGTCACCGCCGAGCACGATCCGTACGAGGCCGGGCTCGGGTTCGCCGTGCGGATGGACAAGGGCTACTTCATCGGCCGGGACGCGCTGGCAGGCCGTTCGGAGGAGACGGTGACCAGGAAGCTGACCTGTCTCACCGTCGACGATCCGTACGCCGTCGTGCTCGGCAAGGAACCGGTGTTCGCCGACGGCCGTCCCGCCGGGTACGTCACGAGCGCCGCTTACGGCTACACCGTCGGCAAGAACATCGCCTACGCCTGGCTTCCGGTCGAGTTCACCCGGCCGGGCAGGCCGCTGGAGATCGAGTACTTCGGCGAGCGGATCCCCGCCGTCGTCGCGAGCGAGCCGTTGTTCGACCCCGCCATGGCCCGGATCAGGAGCGCCGCATGA
- a CDS encoding IclR family transcriptional regulator yields the protein MRNQDAGNATPSQVQSVDRAISVLELLARNGETGITEIAGELGVHKSTASRLLSVLENRGLVEQLGERGKYAIGFGVVRLAGAATGRMDLAKLGRQTCQSLAETLGETVNIAIADDGVAINVSQARGSAAITTQNWTGQRTPLHATSSGKVLLAYMGDVERKRLLRRKLEQFTPRTTVDPDELTAELERVAEDGYAACFEELELGMHAVAVPVHGPGGDVVAAMSASGPSYRLSKQRVRQIVRPLTEASADLSAQLGYFAE from the coding sequence ATGCGGAACCAGGACGCGGGGAACGCAACGCCCAGTCAGGTGCAGTCCGTCGACCGCGCGATCAGCGTGCTGGAACTGCTGGCGCGTAACGGGGAAACGGGGATCACCGAGATCGCGGGCGAGCTCGGCGTGCACAAGTCGACGGCCTCCCGCCTGCTGAGTGTCCTGGAGAACCGCGGCCTCGTCGAGCAGCTCGGCGAACGCGGGAAATACGCGATCGGCTTCGGCGTCGTCCGGCTCGCCGGCGCCGCCACCGGGCGGATGGACCTGGCGAAACTGGGCAGGCAGACCTGCCAGAGCCTGGCGGAGACGCTCGGCGAGACGGTCAACATCGCGATCGCCGACGACGGCGTCGCGATCAACGTCAGCCAGGCCCGCGGCTCGGCCGCGATCACCACGCAGAACTGGACCGGTCAGCGCACCCCGCTGCACGCGACGTCCAGCGGGAAAGTGCTGCTCGCGTACATGGGGGACGTCGAGCGCAAACGTTTGCTCCGGCGGAAGCTCGAACAGTTCACACCGCGCACCACGGTCGATCCGGACGAGCTGACCGCGGAGCTCGAGCGGGTCGCCGAGGACGGGTACGCGGCCTGTTTCGAGGAGCTGGAGCTGGGGATGCACGCGGTCGCGGTGCCGGTGCACGGCCCCGGCGGCGACGTCGTCGCGGCGATGAGCGCTTCGGGTCCGTCGTACCGGCTTTCGAAGCAGCGGGTGCGGCAGATCGTCCGGCCGCTGACCGAGGCGTCGGCGGATCTTTCGGCGCAGCTGGGGTACTTCGCGGAGTGA